In Halorubrum sp. PV6, a single window of DNA contains:
- a CDS encoding ABC transporter permease subunit — translation MLETLRYEGRRRLRGAAILTGGIGAYAGFIVWYFTILEGVDYEDIFDDLPPAMLEAFGIESLSTIEGFLGAQVFNFVWLLGLGLYFAYVAGGTIASDIETERLDLLLSLPVTRSRLLFEKFAALLVPVVVVNALGGPLIYLFVVAAGETIALDHLLLAHLLSIPFLLVCAGIGLVFSVAVDRAAIAERAAVGTVFVLYLIESSVGGAEGYDWMQYVSPTQYYEPTPILMDGSFEPIDSAILLVAFVGLMLLSQALFVRRDV, via the coding sequence GTGCTTGAGACGCTTCGGTACGAGGGGAGACGCCGGCTCCGCGGCGCGGCGATCCTCACGGGCGGTATCGGGGCGTACGCCGGCTTCATCGTCTGGTATTTCACCATCTTGGAGGGCGTCGACTACGAGGACATCTTCGACGACCTGCCGCCGGCGATGCTGGAGGCGTTCGGCATCGAGAGCCTGTCGACCATCGAGGGGTTCCTCGGCGCGCAGGTGTTCAACTTCGTCTGGCTGCTCGGACTGGGGCTCTACTTCGCGTACGTCGCCGGCGGCACCATCGCGAGCGACATCGAGACGGAGCGGCTGGACCTGCTCCTGTCGCTCCCGGTCACGCGGTCGCGGCTGCTCTTCGAGAAGTTCGCCGCGCTGCTCGTCCCCGTCGTCGTCGTCAACGCCCTGGGCGGGCCGCTGATCTACCTGTTCGTCGTCGCCGCCGGGGAGACGATCGCCCTCGACCACCTGCTTCTGGCGCACCTCCTCTCGATACCGTTCCTCCTCGTCTGTGCGGGGATCGGCCTCGTTTTCTCCGTCGCTGTCGACCGCGCGGCGATCGCCGAGCGCGCCGCCGTCGGCACCGTCTTCGTCTTGTATCTGATCGAGTCGTCCGTCGGCGGCGCCGAGGGGTACGACTGGATGCAGTACGTGAGCCCGACGCAGTACTACGAGCCGACGCCGATACTGATGGACGGCTCCTTCGAGCCGATCGACTCGGCGATCCTGCTCGTCGCGTTCGTCGGCCTCATGCTCCTCTCGCAGGCCCTGTTCGTGCGCAGAGACGTGTGA
- a CDS encoding HTR-like protein has product MPSLPFGVARLDSLLEGGAPPGNVVLLAGESGAGAREFLYTSAAINALGHADEELFDLYYGDIAADATLPEEVHYISFTADTGALTREMGYTMADDIVDAAIDEINFRDLSPEYFQLSPIPRDWYEAETASITELGDRGEYEDVLTAFGDYLSAHGDDSLVCIDSVTDLVSMVDDDTDWSDVAMVMKGLKKAAYEWGGLILVLVNTDSITDREFGALMDAAGGTLQFTWESGGSQRARTMFVREFRGVLSRLESENIVRFETEIHDGGFDISDVRKIR; this is encoded by the coding sequence ATGCCGAGTCTTCCGTTCGGCGTCGCCCGGCTCGACTCGCTGTTAGAGGGCGGGGCGCCGCCGGGGAACGTCGTGTTGCTCGCCGGCGAGTCCGGCGCCGGCGCCCGCGAGTTCCTGTACACCAGCGCGGCGATAAACGCCCTCGGGCACGCCGACGAGGAGCTGTTCGACCTCTACTACGGCGACATCGCCGCCGACGCGACGCTGCCCGAGGAGGTCCACTACATTTCGTTTACCGCGGACACCGGGGCGCTCACCCGCGAGATGGGGTACACGATGGCCGACGACATCGTCGACGCCGCCATCGACGAGATCAACTTCCGCGACCTCTCGCCCGAGTACTTCCAGCTCAGCCCGATCCCCCGCGACTGGTACGAGGCGGAGACGGCGTCGATCACGGAGCTGGGCGACCGCGGCGAGTACGAGGACGTCCTCACGGCGTTCGGCGACTACCTGTCCGCACACGGCGACGACAGCCTCGTCTGTATCGACTCCGTGACCGACCTCGTCTCGATGGTCGACGACGACACCGACTGGAGCGACGTGGCGATGGTGATGAAGGGGCTCAAGAAGGCGGCCTACGAGTGGGGCGGGCTCATCCTCGTGTTGGTCAACACCGACTCGATCACCGACCGGGAGTTCGGGGCGCTCATGGACGCCGCGGGCGGCACCCTGCAGTTCACGTGGGAGAGCGGCGGCTCACAGCGCGCCCGGACGATGTTCGTCCGCGAGTTCCGCGGCGTGCTCTCGCGGCTGGAGTCGGAGAACATCGTCCGGTTCGAGACCGAGATCCACGACGGCGGCTTCGACATCAGCGACGTGCGCAAGATCCGGTGA
- a CDS encoding metal-dependent hydrolase, whose amino-acid sequence MMLPTHVLGGMLLAAPLVRVAPELAPIGFVAGFVGGLFPDLDMYVGHRKTLHFPVYYGVAAVPAVLAALLAPSAVTVAAALFILGAAVHSVADMYGGGLELRPWEGNSDRAVYNHYRGAWIAPRQFVRYDGAVEDLALSVGLALPLLFLLDGRLQQVVLGTVAVAAGYTALRRSLADLAGRLVPYAPDAVSPFLPDRYFDDEPDR is encoded by the coding sequence ATGATGCTCCCGACCCACGTCCTCGGTGGGATGTTGCTCGCCGCACCGCTGGTGCGTGTGGCCCCAGAGCTGGCGCCGATCGGTTTCGTCGCCGGGTTCGTCGGGGGGCTGTTCCCGGATCTGGACATGTACGTCGGCCACAGGAAGACGCTCCACTTCCCGGTGTACTACGGCGTCGCGGCCGTGCCTGCGGTCCTCGCGGCCCTGCTCGCGCCGAGCGCGGTGACCGTCGCCGCGGCGCTCTTTATCCTCGGCGCCGCCGTCCACAGCGTCGCCGACATGTACGGCGGCGGCCTGGAACTGCGCCCGTGGGAGGGGAACTCCGACCGCGCGGTGTACAACCACTACCGAGGGGCGTGGATCGCCCCGCGGCAGTTCGTGCGCTACGACGGCGCCGTCGAGGACCTCGCGCTGTCGGTCGGGCTGGCGCTCCCGCTCCTGTTCCTGCTCGACGGCCGGCTTCAGCAGGTCGTTCTGGGAACGGTCGCCGTCGCCGCCGGGTACACGGCCCTTCGGCGCTCCCTCGCCGACCTCGCGGGCCGGCTCGTCCCGTACGCGCCGGACGCGGTGTCGCCGTTCCTCCCGGACCGGTACTTCGACGACGAACCGGACCGGTAG
- a CDS encoding cupin domain-containing protein yields the protein MEVHPDADDAAVEAVDGVRLTQGAAGDETSIQRFVIDPGATVPEHDHPHEQVGVITEGALTFVVDGEDRVVEAGDTYVIPGDEPHAARNDGDEVVVGYDIFSPPRPNPDWGE from the coding sequence ATGGAGGTCCACCCGGACGCAGACGACGCGGCGGTGGAAGCGGTCGACGGCGTACGCCTCACGCAGGGCGCCGCCGGCGACGAGACCAGCATCCAGCGGTTCGTCATCGACCCCGGCGCCACGGTGCCCGAACACGACCACCCGCACGAGCAGGTGGGCGTGATCACCGAGGGCGCCCTCACCTTCGTCGTCGACGGCGAGGACCGGGTCGTCGAGGCGGGCGACACGTACGTGATTCCGGGCGACGAACCGCACGCGGCCCGGAACGACGGCGACGAGGTCGTCGTCGGCTACGACATCTTCTCGCCGCCGCGGCCGAACCCCGACTGGGGGGAGTAG
- a CDS encoding COG1361 S-layer family protein — MSRRLVALLAMAALLGGVFAGLAVAQEQPPFVRGEPELDVYLPDGTVSPGTATDLTVQIANDGEVDAGVDTRRAVVTAARSVVVEVRNDDSPLVVETGRFAVGSIGEGAVRDVPVAVRVPADAAPGTYSLDVRLDYSYTSVSVPRSTIVQDRTRTRTESVSVTVDDGPRFAMRTVDTDLQVGDSGTLAVNVTNVGGEVARDLSVELVANGPDLTLGETARNTARIDRLAPGANATIRVPASLGERAAGDAFDLTGAVRYTDGEGIRDAHEGIPVGVRPLPEQSFSVAVDDSTLRVGENGSVSGTIRNEGPTDVRGVVVAVGDGAFVPRSPRYAVGDLDAGERASFRFRGEIPASADSVPQQLRFTARYRSAADSQRTVTESVRVPVAERRDALTVSAGDPRFAAGESGVLRLDVTNRRDVTIENVELRLVVDAPLESEFRTTVIPSLAPGETGRVAFDLTVDGDAPPTRYPASVETAYTDSDGGRVDGAPATVAVAVTESSGGDVPIEMGVLVVLLVLVAAGAWWFYVR, encoded by the coding sequence ATGTCCCGCCGACTCGTGGCGCTCCTCGCCATGGCCGCGCTCCTCGGCGGCGTGTTCGCCGGCCTCGCCGTCGCCCAGGAGCAGCCGCCCTTCGTGCGCGGCGAACCGGAGCTGGACGTGTACCTCCCCGACGGTACCGTGTCGCCGGGGACGGCGACGGATCTCACGGTACAGATCGCGAACGACGGCGAGGTTGACGCGGGGGTCGACACCCGCAGAGCCGTCGTCACGGCCGCCCGGAGCGTCGTCGTCGAGGTCCGAAACGACGACTCGCCGCTCGTCGTCGAGACGGGCCGGTTCGCCGTCGGGTCGATCGGCGAGGGCGCGGTCCGCGACGTGCCGGTCGCGGTGCGGGTCCCGGCCGACGCGGCGCCGGGGACGTACTCGCTCGACGTGCGGCTCGACTACTCGTACACCTCCGTGTCGGTCCCGCGAAGCACGATTGTCCAGGACCGAACGCGAACCCGCACCGAGTCGGTCTCGGTGACCGTCGACGACGGGCCGCGGTTCGCGATGCGAACGGTCGACACGGACCTGCAGGTGGGCGACTCCGGCACGCTCGCCGTGAACGTGACCAACGTCGGCGGCGAGGTCGCTCGCGACCTGTCGGTCGAACTCGTCGCGAACGGCCCCGACCTCACGCTCGGCGAGACGGCCCGAAACACCGCGCGGATCGACCGGCTCGCCCCCGGCGCGAACGCGACGATCAGGGTCCCGGCGAGCCTCGGCGAGCGCGCCGCGGGCGACGCCTTCGACCTCACCGGCGCCGTTCGGTACACCGACGGCGAGGGGATCCGCGACGCCCACGAGGGGATTCCGGTCGGGGTCCGCCCCCTCCCGGAGCAGTCGTTCTCGGTCGCCGTCGACGACTCGACGCTCCGCGTCGGCGAGAACGGGAGCGTCAGCGGGACGATCAGAAACGAGGGGCCGACCGACGTGCGGGGCGTCGTCGTCGCGGTCGGCGACGGGGCGTTCGTCCCGCGCAGCCCGCGGTACGCCGTCGGCGACCTCGACGCGGGCGAGCGCGCCTCGTTCCGGTTCCGCGGCGAGATTCCGGCGAGCGCCGACTCGGTCCCTCAGCAGCTGCGCTTTACCGCCCGCTACCGGAGCGCCGCCGACTCTCAGCGAACGGTCACCGAGTCGGTGCGGGTCCCGGTCGCCGAGCGCCGGGACGCGTTGACGGTGTCCGCGGGCGACCCGCGGTTCGCGGCGGGCGAATCGGGCGTGCTGCGACTCGACGTGACGAACCGTCGGGACGTGACGATTGAAAACGTCGAACTGCGTCTCGTCGTCGACGCGCCGCTCGAAAGCGAGTTCCGCACGACCGTGATCCCGTCGCTGGCGCCCGGCGAGACCGGACGGGTCGCGTTCGACCTCACGGTCGACGGCGACGCCCCGCCGACCCGGTACCCGGCGAGCGTCGAGACCGCGTACACCGACTCCGACGGCGGTCGCGTCGACGGCGCTCCCGCGACGGTCGCCGTCGCCGTCACCGAGTCGTCCGGGGGCGACGTCCCCATCGAGATGGGCGTGTTGGTCGTGCTCCTGGTCCTCGTCGCCGCCGGCGCGTGGTGGTTCTATGTCAGATGA
- a CDS encoding beta-ribofuranosylaminobenzene 5'-phosphate synthase family protein produces MARVSVGARLHFGFCNLSLSHERLYGALGVGVAEPRVVVDAEPAEAVSVDSVPAGADPSVRADLREYATTAADLLGVDGARLRLRESLPRHAGLGSGTRLAAATLAAVAAAHERRPRVRERAPALGRGGRSGVGVATFEAGGFVLDAGHPTARFTTDRPADGEWTVPPVAARHAVPDSWRFLLVRPDADPGRDGDAEDGAMRTAVERADPALSDRIGGIVTRRALPAVAAGNAERFGVAVAEIGRLNGAWYADEQGGVYRPPVGDVVASLSGSPAVFGAGQSSWGPTVYGVTDAENARAAAAAGERALAEAGVSGSVSVVEAADDGARVTPGD; encoded by the coding sequence ATGGCACGCGTGAGCGTCGGGGCGCGGCTCCACTTCGGCTTCTGTAACCTCAGCCTCTCGCACGAGCGCCTGTACGGCGCGCTCGGCGTCGGGGTCGCCGAGCCGCGGGTCGTCGTCGACGCGGAGCCGGCCGAGGCCGTGTCGGTCGACTCGGTCCCGGCAGGCGCCGACCCGTCCGTGCGCGCCGACCTCCGCGAGTACGCGACCACGGCCGCCGACCTGCTCGGCGTCGACGGCGCGCGACTCCGGCTCCGGGAGTCGCTCCCGCGCCACGCCGGCCTCGGGAGCGGGACCCGACTGGCCGCGGCGACGCTCGCGGCGGTGGCGGCCGCCCACGAGCGCCGGCCTCGCGTCCGAGAGCGCGCGCCGGCGCTCGGTCGGGGCGGGCGCTCCGGCGTCGGCGTCGCGACCTTCGAGGCGGGCGGGTTCGTCCTCGACGCCGGCCACCCCACCGCGCGCTTTACCACCGACCGCCCCGCAGACGGCGAGTGGACCGTGCCGCCGGTGGCGGCCCGCCACGCCGTGCCCGACTCGTGGCGATTCCTACTTGTCCGACCGGACGCCGACCCCGGCCGCGACGGCGACGCCGAGGACGGAGCGATGCGGACCGCGGTCGAGCGCGCGGACCCGGCGCTCTCCGACCGCATCGGCGGCATCGTCACCCGGCGCGCGCTCCCGGCGGTCGCGGCCGGGAACGCGGAGCGCTTCGGCGTCGCGGTCGCGGAGATCGGTCGGCTCAACGGCGCCTGGTACGCCGACGAGCAGGGCGGCGTCTACCGGCCGCCGGTCGGCGACGTGGTGGCGTCGCTGTCGGGGTCGCCGGCCGTCTTCGGCGCCGGACAGTCCTCGTGGGGGCCGACCGTCTACGGCGTCACCGACGCCGAAAACGCCCGTGCGGCCGCGGCCGCCGGCGAGCGCGCTCTCGCCGAGGCGGGCGTCTCCGGGTCGGTGTCGGTCGTCGAGGCGGCCGACGACGGCGCGCGGGTGACGCCCGGGGACTGA
- the tbsP gene encoding transcriptional regulator TbsP: MVSNLLEADVENILDAAFAGDDEALFVVDPAAETIVSLVEAASDRDDLPEMSMLVDEQALKDVMEDFLVASKAADLVDQGALDLRVLGEAVDNALFVSPSRVVVLVSTTDHVAALASDDGEFVDAVFETHSEAFADAEPYALRTPAISRVRETMDAEIGAATREDFDAMLAAMDAARGDGGDLDEVTVSLLVAAKNDVLLYDISKWGEDVGIASKATFSRTKTRLEDLGVIDTEKVPIDVGRPRLRLKLGDERLHDLDASALAVEAADLLA; the protein is encoded by the coding sequence ATGGTGTCGAATTTACTGGAGGCAGACGTAGAAAACATCCTCGATGCCGCCTTTGCGGGCGACGACGAGGCCCTGTTCGTCGTCGACCCCGCGGCGGAGACGATCGTGTCGCTCGTCGAGGCGGCCAGCGACCGCGACGACCTCCCCGAGATGTCGATGCTCGTCGACGAACAGGCGCTCAAAGACGTGATGGAAGACTTCCTCGTCGCGTCGAAGGCGGCGGACCTCGTCGACCAGGGAGCGCTCGACCTCCGCGTCCTCGGCGAGGCGGTCGACAACGCGCTGTTTGTTTCGCCCTCGCGCGTCGTCGTGTTAGTGAGCACCACGGACCACGTCGCCGCGCTCGCCTCGGACGACGGCGAGTTCGTCGACGCGGTGTTCGAGACCCACAGCGAGGCGTTCGCCGACGCCGAGCCGTACGCGCTCCGGACGCCCGCGATCAGCCGCGTCCGGGAGACGATGGACGCCGAAATCGGCGCGGCGACCCGCGAGGACTTCGACGCCATGCTCGCCGCGATGGACGCCGCCCGCGGCGACGGCGGGGACCTCGACGAAGTGACGGTTTCGCTGCTCGTCGCCGCGAAAAACGACGTCCTCCTGTACGACATCTCGAAGTGGGGCGAAGACGTCGGCATCGCCTCGAAAGCGACGTTCTCTCGCACGAAGACTCGGCTCGAAGACCTCGGCGTCATCGACACCGAGAAGGTCCCGATCGACGTCGGCCGCCCTCGCCTCCGGCTGAAACTCGGCGACGAGCGCCTCCACGACCTCGACGCCAGCGCCCTCGCCGTCGAGGCCGCCGACCTGCTCGCCTGA
- a CDS encoding YcaO-like family protein — protein MDIGLVGDGPAVEAVSAALGDVDVNVMPVEAGLLDGFDLAVVADTAGSEPFATADALVDRWVAIEVGGLGGVPLASVDAAVSVFDDACYDCLRRRVASSDPEAADAPTGRRSAVRYAGAKAGRRLIRLLAGDPVADTVVEVPGPERTLLPVPGCDCGSDPGDALPHDDATRSLAEAVDRAERAVDSRVGPLTEVGEQASFPVPYYVARLADTTPFSDGRATEFGGGVDAGWDAAFMKALGEGLERYAAGTYREAAFTHAPAANVPNPVPPDAFVRPESASPYAREDRLAWVTGERLGTGEVASLPAEFVQFPPPERRYRPSITTGLGLGNSGPHAALSGLYEVIERDATMTSWYSTADPLGIDVDDEGFAELRKRARAESLSVTPLLVTTDIDVPVVAVGVHRDGDWPRFAAGSGADLDPAAAARSALAEALQNWTELRSMGPDAAEEQGAAIGRHADFPAETRAFFDPEATTPAASLGEPELTGADELAAVVDRVEAAGLEPYVARTTTRDLAALGFEAVRVLVPGAQPLFTGDPFFGDRAREVPRSMGFEPDLDATYHPFP, from the coding sequence ATGGATATCGGACTTGTCGGTGACGGCCCCGCGGTCGAGGCCGTCTCGGCCGCGCTCGGCGACGTCGACGTGAACGTGATGCCCGTCGAGGCGGGGCTCCTCGACGGGTTCGACCTCGCGGTCGTGGCCGACACCGCCGGCTCGGAGCCGTTCGCGACCGCCGACGCCCTCGTCGACCGCTGGGTGGCGATAGAGGTCGGCGGGCTCGGCGGGGTCCCGCTGGCGTCGGTCGACGCCGCGGTGTCCGTCTTCGACGACGCCTGTTACGACTGCCTCCGGCGACGCGTCGCGAGCAGCGACCCCGAGGCCGCCGACGCCCCGACCGGCCGGCGGTCTGCCGTGCGCTACGCCGGCGCGAAGGCGGGGAGACGACTCATCCGGCTGCTCGCCGGCGACCCGGTGGCCGACACGGTCGTCGAGGTGCCCGGCCCCGAGCGGACCCTCCTCCCGGTCCCCGGCTGCGACTGCGGTTCCGATCCGGGGGACGCGCTCCCCCACGACGACGCGACCCGCTCGCTCGCCGAGGCCGTCGACCGGGCCGAGCGCGCGGTCGACTCCCGAGTCGGCCCCCTCACCGAGGTCGGCGAGCAGGCGTCGTTTCCCGTGCCGTACTACGTCGCGCGGCTCGCCGACACGACGCCGTTCTCCGACGGGCGCGCGACCGAGTTCGGCGGCGGCGTCGACGCCGGCTGGGACGCCGCGTTCATGAAGGCGCTCGGCGAGGGGTTAGAGCGGTACGCCGCCGGGACCTACCGCGAGGCCGCGTTCACGCACGCGCCGGCCGCGAACGTGCCGAACCCGGTGCCGCCGGACGCGTTCGTCCGCCCCGAGAGCGCGTCGCCGTACGCCCGCGAGGACCGGCTGGCGTGGGTGACCGGCGAACGCCTCGGGACGGGCGAGGTCGCGAGCCTCCCGGCGGAGTTCGTCCAGTTCCCGCCGCCGGAGCGCCGGTATCGCCCCTCGATCACCACCGGGCTCGGGCTCGGCAACTCCGGGCCGCACGCCGCGCTGTCGGGGCTCTACGAGGTCATCGAGCGGGACGCGACGATGACGAGCTGGTACTCGACGGCCGATCCGCTGGGAATCGACGTCGACGACGAGGGGTTCGCGGAGCTGCGGAAGCGCGCCCGCGCCGAGTCGCTCTCGGTGACGCCGCTGCTCGTCACCACCGACATCGACGTGCCGGTCGTCGCGGTCGGCGTCCACCGTGACGGCGACTGGCCCCGGTTCGCGGCGGGGTCGGGCGCCGACCTCGACCCCGCGGCCGCGGCCCGGAGCGCGCTCGCGGAGGCGCTACAGAACTGGACCGAACTGCGCTCGATGGGCCCCGACGCGGCCGAAGAGCAGGGCGCGGCGATCGGCCGGCACGCCGATTTCCCGGCGGAGACGCGGGCGTTCTTCGACCCGGAGGCGACGACGCCGGCGGCGTCGCTCGGCGAGCCGGAACTGACGGGCGCCGACGAGCTGGCCGCGGTCGTCGACCGCGTCGAGGCGGCCGGGCTGGAACCGTACGTCGCGCGGACGACGACTCGCGACCTCGCCGCGCTCGGCTTCGAGGCGGTTCGCGTCCTCGTCCCCGGCGCCCAGCCGCTTTTCACCGGCGACCCGTTCTTCGGCGACCGGGCGAGGGAGGTGCCCCGGTCGATGGGGTTCGAACCCGACCTCGACGCGACGTACCACCCGTTCCCCTGA
- a CDS encoding ABC transporter ATP-binding protein encodes MSDEPGSPIVADGLTKDFGSVLANDDVSFAVDEGEVFGFLGPNGAGKSTTIRLLLGLLKPTAGTARVLGADIRDETALTAAKRRIGYLPAHLGFSEAATGEAVLDYHGAMKGDGRREELLELFTPPIARPIREYSTGNRRMLGLVQAFMHDPDLVIMDEPTAGLDPLKQEAFNEFVRTERDRGTTVFFSSHVLSEVQRVCDRVGILRAGSLVELETVDALLHRSGKHVRVHASDAAVAEITALGGVVGPERFGGGVQFVYAGDLDALLDALAAHDVRDVEIGEPPIEDVFAHYYGSEESPAQGDREASDRRENGSSAVDEREADSA; translated from the coding sequence ATGTCAGATGAGCCCGGCTCGCCCATCGTCGCCGACGGGCTGACGAAGGACTTCGGGAGCGTGCTCGCGAACGACGACGTGTCCTTCGCGGTGGACGAGGGGGAGGTGTTCGGCTTTCTCGGCCCCAACGGCGCCGGGAAGTCGACGACGATACGGTTGCTGTTGGGGCTGTTGAAACCCACCGCGGGGACGGCGCGGGTGCTCGGCGCCGACATCCGCGACGAGACCGCGCTGACGGCGGCCAAACGCCGGATCGGGTACCTCCCGGCGCACCTCGGCTTCAGCGAGGCGGCGACCGGAGAGGCGGTGCTCGACTACCACGGCGCGATGAAAGGCGACGGTCGCCGCGAGGAGCTGTTGGAGCTGTTCACGCCGCCGATAGCGCGACCGATACGCGAGTACTCGACCGGGAACCGGCGCATGCTCGGGCTGGTACAGGCGTTCATGCACGACCCCGACCTCGTGATCATGGACGAGCCGACCGCCGGGCTCGACCCGCTCAAACAAGAGGCGTTCAACGAGTTCGTGCGCACCGAGCGCGACCGCGGCACGACCGTCTTCTTCTCCTCGCACGTCCTGAGCGAGGTCCAGCGCGTCTGCGACCGCGTCGGCATCCTGCGGGCCGGCTCCCTCGTCGAACTCGAAACCGTCGACGCGCTGCTTCACCGCAGCGGCAAACACGTCCGCGTCCACGCGAGCGACGCGGCGGTCGCCGAGATAACCGCGCTCGGCGGGGTCGTCGGCCCGGAGCGGTTCGGCGGCGGCGTCCAGTTCGTCTACGCGGGGGACCTCGACGCGCTCCTCGACGCGCTCGCGGCGCACGACGTTCGCGACGTCGAGATCGGCGAACCGCCGATAGAGGACGTGTTCGCACACTACTACGGGAGCGAGGAGTCGCCGGCCCAAGGAGACCGCGAGGCCTCAGATCGACGAGAGAACGGCTCGTCGGCGGTCGACGAGCGCGAGGCGGACAGTGCTTGA
- a CDS encoding alanine--glyoxylate aminotransferase family protein, giving the protein MLMTPGPTAVPAAVRDAMSRELINPDVDPEFHRIYDRLTDRLATVYGVDQPADGGDGQDDGDAVTRDVVVPGGEGILGLEAAVASLVEPGTEVLCLSNGLYGDGFADFVESYGGEATVVGADYDAPLPLVDLDAVLGDDDHEFDLATMVHCETPTGTLNDLGPALDLLKAADGEILTVVDAVSSLGGVEVPTDRIDVCLGASQKCFSAPPGLATAAISDRAWAAMAEREPHSLYTNFLPWRDTADGFPYTHLTTEVVALDAALGLWLEEGLGAVRERHRAAAAQCRERGADLGLAPYPDPERSSPTVTAFEVPGRAETLQAALREEHDVLVATGLGASADDILRIGHMGHAARVERVDEAMDALADVL; this is encoded by the coding sequence ATGCTCATGACGCCGGGACCGACGGCGGTCCCAGCCGCCGTCCGCGACGCGATGAGCCGTGAACTGATAAACCCCGACGTGGACCCCGAGTTCCACCGGATATACGACCGGCTGACGGACCGGCTCGCGACGGTGTACGGCGTCGACCAGCCCGCAGACGGGGGAGACGGCCAGGACGACGGCGACGCAGTGACGCGCGACGTGGTCGTCCCCGGCGGCGAGGGGATACTGGGGCTCGAAGCCGCGGTCGCCTCGCTGGTCGAACCGGGGACCGAGGTGCTCTGCCTCTCGAACGGGCTCTACGGCGACGGCTTCGCCGACTTCGTCGAGTCGTACGGCGGCGAGGCGACGGTGGTCGGCGCCGACTACGACGCCCCGCTCCCGCTCGTCGACCTCGACGCGGTCCTCGGGGACGACGACCACGAGTTCGACCTCGCGACGATGGTCCACTGTGAGACGCCCACGGGGACGCTCAACGACCTCGGCCCAGCGCTCGATCTTTTAAAAGCGGCCGACGGAGAGATCCTCACCGTCGTCGACGCCGTCTCGTCGCTCGGCGGCGTCGAGGTGCCAACCGACCGGATCGACGTGTGTCTCGGCGCCTCACAGAAGTGTTTCAGCGCCCCGCCGGGGCTCGCCACCGCCGCGATCAGCGACCGCGCGTGGGCGGCGATGGCGGAGCGAGAGCCGCACTCGCTGTACACGAACTTCCTCCCGTGGCGCGACACGGCGGACGGGTTCCCCTACACACACCTCACCACCGAGGTCGTCGCGCTCGACGCCGCGCTCGGCCTGTGGTTGGAGGAGGGCCTCGGCGCCGTCAGGGAGCGCCACCGGGCCGCCGCGGCGCAGTGTCGCGAGCGCGGCGCGGACCTGGGGCTCGCGCCGTACCCGGACCCCGAGCGCAGTTCGCCGACGGTGACGGCCTTCGAGGTGCCCGGCCGAGCCGAGACGCTCCAAGCGGCTCTCCGCGAGGAACACGACGTTCTCGTCGCGACCGGGCTGGGAGCGTCGGCCGACGATATCTTGCGTATCGGTCACATGGGACACGCCGCGCGCGTCGAGCGCGTCGACGAGGCCATGGACGCGCTCGCCGACGTCTTATAA